In the Deinococcus budaensis genome, one interval contains:
- a CDS encoding FAD-dependent oxidoreductase: MASGPQDVCIVGGGPAGMVLALLLARQGIPVTVLEAARDFERSFRGDTLHPAIMELLAGLGLAAPLLRLPHTRAHRARFITPRRTQVIADFSRLRTPYPYLTVMAQARFLTFLAAELARYPHARLVMGARVEGLLEAGGEVRGVVYRQAGERRDLPAALTVGTDGRFSRVRGLSGLSLRRLSPGQDVLWFALPRHEDDPGGSIDLHLGGPHCIVTTDHGGRWQVGYSIRKGSHAEARARGVGPIRAAVAETIPWLAGRVHLLTEWRQLHLLAVEVARVRRWWRPGLLLIGDAAHPISPIGGMGINMAVQDAVAAANHLCGPLRAGRLRPRHLARVQRTRAWQIALLQAQQVVQEREVVGVHTGAQLHVPTALLRVLHGLPGLRRLPGYVTAYGLRPVRLRRRWQAARVEAG; this comes from the coding sequence ATGGCTTCTGGACCGCAGGATGTGTGCATCGTGGGTGGAGGTCCGGCGGGAATGGTGCTGGCGCTGCTGCTGGCGCGGCAGGGCATCCCGGTGACGGTGCTGGAAGCGGCCCGCGACTTCGAGCGCAGCTTCCGGGGCGACACCCTGCACCCGGCGATCATGGAACTGCTCGCGGGCCTGGGGCTGGCCGCGCCGCTGCTGCGGCTGCCGCACACGCGGGCGCACCGGGCACGCTTCATCACGCCCCGGCGCACCCAGGTGATCGCCGACTTCTCGCGGCTGCGCACCCCCTACCCCTACCTGACGGTGATGGCCCAGGCCCGTTTCCTGACGTTCCTGGCGGCGGAACTCGCCCGGTACCCGCACGCCCGGCTGGTGATGGGCGCGCGGGTGGAAGGGCTGCTGGAGGCGGGCGGCGAGGTCCGGGGCGTGGTTTACCGGCAGGCCGGAGAACGGCGTGACCTCCCCGCCGCGCTGACGGTGGGCACCGATGGCCGCTTTTCCCGGGTGCGCGGGCTGTCGGGCCTGAGCCTGCGGCGGCTCTCGCCGGGGCAGGACGTGCTGTGGTTCGCGCTGCCCCGCCACGAGGACGATCCAGGCGGCAGCATCGACTTGCACCTCGGCGGGCCGCACTGCATCGTGACCACCGACCACGGCGGGCGCTGGCAGGTGGGCTACAGCATCCGCAAGGGCAGCCACGCCGAGGCGCGGGCACGCGGGGTCGGCCCCATCCGGGCGGCGGTGGCCGAGACGATTCCCTGGCTGGCTGGCCGGGTCCACCTGCTGACCGAGTGGCGCCAGCTGCACCTGCTGGCCGTCGAGGTCGCGCGGGTGCGGCGCTGGTGGCGGCCGGGGCTGCTGCTGATCGGGGACGCCGCCCACCCCATCTCGCCCATCGGGGGAATGGGCATCAATATGGCCGTGCAAGACGCGGTGGCGGCGGCCAACCACCTGTGCGGTCCGCTGCGCGCCGGGCGGCTGCGGCCCCGGCACCTGGCCCGGGTCCAGCGCACCCGCGCGTGGCAGATCGCCCTGCTCCAGGCCCAGCAGGTCGTCCAGGAGCGCGAGGTGGTGGGCGTGCATACCGGCGCCCAGCTGCATGTGCCCACCGCCCTGCTGCGGGTGCTGCACGGCCTGCCAGGGCTGCGCCGCCTGCCCGGCTACGTCACGGCCTACGGCCTGAGGCCGGTGCGGCTGCGCAGACGCTGGCAGGCGGCGCGGGTGGAGGCGGGGTGA
- a CDS encoding branched-chain amino acid ABC transporter substrate-binding protein: protein MQNRIRREGGRRRAVAMLLLAGLAAGSAQAATIRVAVVGPMSGDVSGFGSEMRRGAELAVTEQAAAFRALGHELVLVPYDDQASATVAGPLAKKIVADKSVLGVVGAFNSSVSNVLAQNFAASRLALISPGSTNDLLTDHGWSHFSRVVAPDGAQGVAAANYIADELKAASVFVISDNTAYGNGLSKILMGTLKKRKVAVPAYVGVSTSAQIADVVKKVKASGAEVVYFGGTYDTGAELVKALRAAGVTTTFMGGDGLDSVKFVQQAGIAGAGVVYTTVFGPVSAFTNSLSFSERYQAAYKTRPEGLAVYAYDAATTLLSAIRAAGGKDLPTRAQVSAAVRKVNLPACFDLDASKCVTVTGAIGFTATGERQRSRLLVMKLDNVLQLQVAKVQTINPDTLK from the coding sequence ATGCAAAACCGAATCAGGAGGGAGGGCGGCAGGCGCCGGGCCGTTGCCATGCTGCTGCTGGCCGGGCTGGCGGCTGGAAGCGCGCAGGCGGCCACCATCAGGGTCGCGGTGGTCGGCCCCATGAGCGGCGACGTGAGCGGCTTCGGCAGCGAGATGAGGCGCGGGGCCGAGCTGGCGGTCACGGAGCAGGCGGCCGCCTTCAGGGCGCTGGGGCATGAGCTGGTGCTGGTGCCCTACGACGATCAGGCGTCCGCGACCGTCGCCGGACCGCTGGCGAAGAAGATCGTGGCCGACAAGAGCGTCCTGGGGGTGGTCGGCGCCTTTAACTCCAGCGTCTCCAATGTGCTGGCACAGAATTTCGCGGCTTCCAGACTCGCCCTGATCTCGCCCGGCAGCACCAACGATCTGCTCACCGACCACGGCTGGAGCCACTTCAGCCGCGTGGTCGCCCCGGACGGCGCGCAGGGGGTGGCGGCCGCGAACTACATCGCCGACGAACTGAAGGCGGCGTCCGTGTTCGTGATTTCCGACAACACGGCGTACGGCAACGGCCTGAGCAAGATCCTGATGGGAACGCTGAAAAAGCGCAAGGTGGCGGTGCCTGCCTACGTGGGCGTCTCGACCTCGGCCCAGATCGCGGACGTGGTGAAAAAGGTCAAGGCGAGCGGGGCGGAGGTGGTGTACTTCGGCGGTACCTACGATACCGGGGCCGAGCTGGTCAAGGCGCTGCGGGCCGCGGGCGTGACCACGACGTTTATGGGCGGCGACGGCCTGGATTCCGTGAAGTTCGTGCAGCAGGCGGGCATCGCTGGAGCGGGCGTCGTCTACACCACCGTGTTCGGGCCGGTGAGCGCCTTTACCAACAGCCTGTCATTCAGCGAGCGCTATCAGGCCGCCTACAAGACCCGGCCGGAGGGGCTGGCCGTGTACGCCTACGACGCCGCCACCACCCTGCTCTCGGCCATCCGGGCGGCGGGCGGCAAGGACCTGCCCACCCGCGCCCAGGTCAGCGCCGCGGTGCGCAAGGTCAACCTGCCCGCCTGCTTTGACCTCGACGCTTCCAAATGCGTCACGGTCACCGGGGCCATCGGGTTTACCGCCACGGGCGAGCGGCAGCGTTCCCGGCTGCTGGTCATGAAGCTGGACAATGTGCTTCAGCTTCAGGTGGCCAAGGTCCAGACCATCAATCCGGACACCCTGAAATAG
- the yidD gene encoding membrane protein insertion efficiency factor YidD, whose product MSFPAALTLSGIRLYQRHISPRKGFSCAHAALHGGESCSAAVARIVREDGLRKGRARIAARFGACRRAHNVLHAGSPLAFGTAGPRVRGVCCCGPIPIPIRCG is encoded by the coding sequence ATGTCCTTCCCGGCTGCGTTGACCCTTTCCGGCATCCGCCTCTACCAGCGCCACATCTCGCCGCGCAAGGGCTTTTCCTGCGCGCACGCGGCGCTGCACGGCGGCGAGTCGTGCTCGGCGGCAGTCGCCCGCATCGTGCGCGAGGACGGCCTGAGGAAAGGCCGCGCCCGCATCGCCGCCCGCTTCGGCGCGTGCCGCCGCGCCCACAACGTGCTGCACGCCGGATCACCACTGGCCTTCGGGACCGCCGGGCCGAGGGTGCGCGGCGTATGCTGCTGCGGGCCGATTCCCATTCCGATCCG